One window of Oncorhynchus kisutch isolate 150728-3 linkage group LG25, Okis_V2, whole genome shotgun sequence genomic DNA carries:
- the kif20bb gene encoding kinesin-like protein KIF20B isoform X1, translating into MERTVASYINVSMNKNTQTVMDTCLDKKPERVGPIVVEDLRKDLFADFSAIASALPQDCVLFEKEHLRVYLRIRPFTTVENESGESQECVSMEPPDTVLLRAPRSSLSTRRQTSHADGDKPVTQTTQRFQFSQVYGPDTTQRQMFDGTVKRLLRDVLEGGNSIVFTYGVTNAGKTFTFLGPESDGGILPRSLNVIFNSIEGRVYAQNNIKPHRCRDFTRLTKDQQDEESTNKRNLMRLSKESDFLKSTMSSTCRSTILEGSSLSDISDQGEGDSFCLDVDSHTKYSVWVSFCEIYNENIYDLLEPIPNGSHRRTVLRLSQDIKGNTFVKDLKWVQVNNSEEAYKVLKIGKKNQSFSCTKLNNVSSRSHSIFSIRILRIEDVGIPRVHTISELSLCDLAGSERCAKTQNKGVQLKEAGNINSSLLTLGKCINALRLNQQAKFQQHVPFRESKLTHYLQGFFCGRGKACMIVNINQCASMYDETLNVLKFSAIAQKVVVLNIKPVPAIAPKRSARDVSLIINNAGCKNLWSRRESSMVAWETTLEDVQEDGDEEEEEDDYEEEESCDESMAEETILEAGEEDKTVLEDFNGQFALVEELREKLLKEEAEKLALESHIREEVTIEFMELFSKMESDYNERLSKEREIIEDRADKRLEILKNLVSKSVSKCASVTGDEEMTKEDKVELLEGIIDAMRDDLARIRRDAEAAQTCLVDLPESPGTVASPRKQVDDLSEELLKTQQQLHLKTNEMDEMSMELKQLCGQLEDAKENLESQTRTFEALMEICHEKDDMITKLQEAIDQNSEAATRDAALVDSIKDEILSLKQNCKCMSWESPSAEEGRNCHADVLENLDDQPALKKGRLEDERVILACELEKLQAECHQKDMTISQLKEEHEVMVQKLETVKGEIKIMNEDSGDLKREKVSFEQNLQKLTNDLEEQTDDCEAVMALLEKERKETARLSKDNKALVNGIFQLQQTSQKEESSVKTLQTELIEQTERSANLLEELEAARALLKELEDQSNEKSKTIESLTLETERLQKEAEELKVSSVQRNDSKFHDTIDAMKRECESVVEQLLQKSQWIADLEQELNQVREQLSGQEELCSQLRHELETLRSEAQFNLQDYELEKGAYNEITKSYSDLEQMAGHLKERIVDLEVQVQSSGGSSERVVELEKQLAEREAQCGALQARLEVAQQKLSQVEESHINKSKEKVIEDMRLALTEQERTQTEQEQILEAKMKEIEALSRELMSLKDSCLPKNMKSAKFSHVINCPGENVKPERQRTEERLKLVNEQHEVENQKCLEKRAILMEGADEPEQEESRCPAPELMRECRKELCRSTLQTEKVKLSKQPSEKEEESVSIVEALKLEMQERNAEKEHKLRERHDHFNFQTQDVLDSPQVSTDGRRELCFPKLESQLTPLHPNKLKVRRQGENKSVNIKITRSARKRNSNEMEKGPVESENKKNIKLRVNMQSPTVLGVKTDQNKQWTPASLKAKKDGTVQKIGDFIQCSPTLLGGEAKSIMGIVNGRSTKRERATSVKPKRTKRKLYKTEISSPLDIPSLPIIGLDQDEKESDHLIIRRQLRSRTARK; encoded by the exons ATGGAGAggactgtagctagctacatcaaTGTGTCGATGAATAAAAACACACAAAC AGTGATGGATACGTGTTTGGACAAGAAACCAGAGAGAGTGGGGCCTATAGTTGTTGAGGATCTGAGAAAGGACTTGTTTGCTGATTTTTCAGCAATTGCATCTGCTCTGCCACAG GATTGTGTATTATTTGAGAAAGAGCATCTGCGGGTCTACCTCAGGATACGTCCCTTTACCACAGTAGAGAATGAAAGTGGTGAATCTCAG GAATGTGTGTCCATGGAGCCACCAGACACTGTTTTACTCAGGGCTCCTAGGAGCTCTTTATCAACCAGACGACAAACTAGTCACGCAGATGGTGACAAACCAGTCACTCAGACCACCCAAAGATTTCAGTTTTCTCAG GTATATggccctgacactacacagaggcAAATGTTTGATGGCACAGTGAAACGTCTGCTCAGAGATGTTCTAGAAGGAGGAAATTCTATTGTCTTCACATATGGAGTCACCAACGCCGGGAAGACATTCACATTCCTTG GCCCTGAGAGTGATGGTGGAATTCTTCCAAGGTCTTTGAACGTGATCTTCAACAGCATCGAGGGCCGGGTCTATGCACAGAACAACATCAAACCACATCGATGCAGAGACTTCACTAGGCTCACAAAGGACCAGCAGGATGAAGAGTCTACTAATAAGCGAAACCTCATGAGACTGTCAAAGGAG AGTGATTTTCTGAAAAGCACGATGAGCTCCACTTGCAGGTCAACAATACTGGAGG GTTCCTCCTTGAGCGACATCAGTGAtcagggggaaggagacagtTTCTGTCTGGATGTGGACTCTCACACTAAATACTCTGTGTGGGTTTCCTTCTGTGAAATCTACAATGAGAATATCTACGACCTGCTGGAGCCCATTCCTAATGGCTCACATAGGAGAACCGTCCTTCGGCTGTCCCAAGACATCAAGGGAAACACCTTTGTGAAAG ATTTAAAGTGGGTTCAAGTAAATAATTCAGAGGAGGCTTACAAAGTCCTGAAGATCGGAAAGAAGAACCAGAGTTTCTCCTGCACAAAGCTCAACAATGTCTCAAGCAGAAGCCATAGCATATTTTCCATTCGTATCTTGCGGATTGAAGATGTTGGTATACCCAGAGTCCACACAATTAGCGA GTTGTCGTTGTGTGATCTGGCTGGATCTGAGAGATGTGCAAAGACTCAGAATAAAGGAGTGCAGCTAAAAGAGGCTGGCAATATcaacagctcattgctcactctgggCAAATGCATCAATGCTCTGAGACTCAACCAACAAGCAAA GTTCCAACAACATGTCCCCTTCAGAGAGAGCAAGCTCACACACTACCTCCAGGGCTTTTTCTGTGGTAGAGGGAAAGCCTGCATGATTGTCAACATCAACCAGTGTGCCTCCATGTACGACGAGACGCTCAACGTCCTCAAATTCTCTGCCATCGCCCAAAAG GTGGTGGTCCTCAACATCAAACCAGTCCCTGCCATTGCTCCAAAGAGATCAGCCAGGGATGTGTCCCTCATCATTAACAATGCTGGCTGCAAGAACCtgtggagtaggagggagagctCCATGGTGGCTTGGGAAACGACTCTAGAAGATGTGCAGGAAGatggggatgaagaggaggaggaggatgattaTGAAGAAGAGGAAAGTTGCGATGAGAGCATGGCAGAGGAGACCATTCTGGAGGCGGGAGAAGAGGACAAGACGGTGCTTGAGGACTTCAAT ggccagtttgctctgGTGGAGGAACTGAGGGAGAAACTTCTGAAGGAGGAAGCTGAGAAATTGGCTTTGGAGTCTCATATCCGTGAAGAGGTCACCATCGAGTTCATGGAGCTATTCTCCAAAATGGAAAGTGATTACAA TGAGCGTCTTTCCAAAGAGAGGGAGATCATCGAGGACAGAGCGGACAAGAGGTTGGAGATCCTGAAGAATTTAGTCAGCAAAAGTGTCAGCAAGTGTGCAAGTGTCACTGGTGACGAGGAAATGACAAAG GAGGATAAGGTGGAGCTCTTGGAGGGGATCATTGATGCAATGCGAGACGACCTGGCTAGAATCAGGAGGGATGCAGAGGCTGCACAGACCTGTTTGGTGGACCTGCCTGAGTCTCCTGGCACTGTAGCCAGCCCGAGGAAGCAAGTGGATGACTTATCAGAGGAGCTCCTCAAGACCCAGCAGCAACTCCACCTCAAAACAAATG AAATGGATGAAATGAGCATGGAATTGAAACAATTGTGCGGGCAGCTAGAGGATGCGAAGGAG AATTTGGAATCTCAGACACGGACGTTTGAGGCCTTAATGGAAATCTGCCATGAGAAAGATGACATGATTACCAAGCTGCAGGAAGCAATAGACCAGAATAGTGAGGCTGCAACTAGGGAT GCAGCCTTGGTTGACTCCATCAAGGATGAGATTCTGAGCTTGAAACAGAATTGTAAGTGTATGAGTTGGGAAAGTCCCAGTGCTGAGGAGGGCAGGAACTGCCATGCTGATGTCCTAGAAAACCTTGATGATCAGCCTGCCCTGAAGAAAG ggcgTCTTGAGGATGAGCGTGTTATTCTAGCATGCGAGTTGGAGAAACTCCAGGCGGAATGTCATCAAAAAGACATGACCATTTCACAGTTAAAAGAAGAACATGAGGTGATGGTTCAGAAGTTGGAGACAGTCAAAGGAGAGATAAAAATAATGAACGAGGACTCCGGTGATCTCAAACGCGAGAAGGTTTCGTTCGAACAGAACTTACAGAAGCTCACCAACGATTTGGAGGAGCAGACGGATGACTGTGAAGCTGTGATGGCTttgctggagaaagagaggaaagagacagcCAGGCTCTCTAAAGACAACAAAGCACTGGTCAATGGCATCTTCCAGCTCCAGCAGACATCACAGAAAGAGGAGTCTTCAGTGAAAACTCTCCAAACAGAACTTATCGAACAGACTGAGAGGTCCGCCAATCTTTTAGAGGAGCTAGAGGCAGCCAGAGCACTCTTGAAGGAGCTCGAAGACCAATCTAACGAAAAATCCAAAACCATTGAATCCTTGACTTTGGAAACTGAACGACtccagaaggaagcggaggaacTGAAGGTCTCTTCTGTGCAGAGGAACGACTCAAAGTTCCATGACACCATAGATGCCATGAAAAGGGAGTGTGAGAGTGTGGTGGAACAGTTGCTCCAGAAGAGCCAGTGGATAGCTGACCTGGAGCAGGAGCTCAACCAGGTCAGAGAGCAGCTCTCTGGACAGGAAGAACTCTGCAGCCAGCTGAGACATGAGCTAGAGACACTGCGGTCAGAGGCACAATTCAACCTGCAGGACTATGAATTAGAGAAGGGGGCTTACAATGAAATTACGAAGAGTTACTCTGACCTCGAACAAATGGCAGGCCACCTGAAGGAGCGAATCGTGGACCTGGAGGTTCAGGTGCAGTCCTCTGGAGGCAGCTCTGAGAGGGTTGTGGAGTTGGAGAAGcagctggctgagagggaggCCCAGTGTGGAGCTCTGCAAGCGAGACTAGAGGTGGCTCAGCAGAAACTGTCCCAGGTGGAAGAAAGTCATATAAATAAGTCCAAGGAGAAGGTGATTGAAGACATGCGTCTTGCactgacagagcaggagaggacacaaACAGAACAAGAGCAGATTCTGGAGGCTAAGATGAAAGAGATTGAGGCTTTAAGTCGAG AGCTGATGAGTTTGAAGGACAGCTGCCTTCCAAAAAACATGAAAAGTGCCAAGTTTTCTCATGTGATCAACTGTCCTGGCGAGAACGTGAAGCCGGAACGTCAGCGGACTGAAGAGCGCTTGAAG CTGGTTAATGAGCAGCATGAGGTGGAGAACCAGAAGTGCCTTGAAAAGAGGGCAATTCTGATGGAGGGAGCCGACGAGCCAGAGCAGGAGGAGAGTCGGTGCCCGGCTCCAGAGTTGATGAGGGAGTGTCGAAAGGAGCTCTGCCGTAGCACGCTGCAGACTGAAAAG GTGAAATTGTCTAAACAACCTTCAGAAAAAGAAGAGGAGAGTGTCTCTATAGTTGAGGCCCTCAAATTAGAGATGCAGGAGAGAAACGCAGAGAAAGAGCACAAGCTCAGGGAGCGCCATGACCACTTCAATTTCCAAACACAAGAT GTACTGGACTCCCCGCAGGTGTCCACAGATGGCAGGCGAGAGCTTTGCTTCCCCAAGCTGGAGAGCCAGCTCACCCCTCTGCACCCCAACAAGCTGAAGGTCCGGAGGCAGGGAGAGAACAAGTCTGTGAACATCAAAATCACCCGCTCAGCCAGGAAGAGGAATAGCAACGAGATGGAGAAG GGCCCTGTGGAAAGTGAGAACAAAAAGAATATCAAGTTGAGGGTGAACATGCAG TCTCCGACAGTGCTTGGTGTAAAAACAGACCAGAACAAGCAATGGACACCAGCAAGTCTGAAAGCCAAAAAGGATGGAACCGTCCAGAAGATTGGAGACTTCATCCAGTGTTCCCCAACTCTGCTTGGGGGCGAAG CTAAGTCAATTATGGGGATTGTAAATGGAAGATCTACCAAGCGAGAGAGAGCCACATCAGTGAAACCGAAAAGGACCAAGAGGAAGCTGTACAAGACCgagatctcctctcctctggacatCCCATCTCTTCCG
- the kif20bb gene encoding kinesin-like protein KIF20B isoform X3 — translation MERTVASYINVSMNKNTQTVMDTCLDKKPERVGPIVVEDLRKDLFADFSAIASALPQDCVLFEKEHLRVYLRIRPFTTVENESGESQECVSMEPPDTVLLRAPRSSLSTRRQTSHADGDKPVTQTTQRFQFSQVYGPDTTQRQMFDGTVKRLLRDVLEGGNSIVFTYGVTNAGKTFTFLGPESDGGILPRSLNVIFNSIEGRVYAQNNIKPHRCRDFTRLTKDQQDEESTNKRNLMRLSKESDFLKSTMSSTCRSTILEGSSLSDISDQGEGDSFCLDVDSHTKYSVWVSFCEIYNENIYDLLEPIPNGSHRRTVLRLSQDIKGNTFVKDLKWVQVNNSEEAYKVLKIGKKNQSFSCTKLNNVSSRSHSIFSIRILRIEDVGIPRVHTISELSLCDLAGSERCAKTQNKGVQLKEAGNINSSLLTLGKCINALRLNQQAKFQQHVPFRESKLTHYLQGFFCGRGKACMIVNINQCASMYDETLNVLKFSAIAQKVVVLNIKPVPAIAPKRSARDVSLIINNAGCKNLWSRRESSMVAWETTLEDVQEDGDEEEEEDDYEEEESCDESMAEETILEAGEEDKTVLEDFNGQFALVEELREKLLKEEAEKLALESHIREEVTIEFMELFSKMESDYNERLSKEREIIEDRADKRLEILKNLVSKSVSKCASVTGDEEMTKEDKVELLEGIIDAMRDDLARIRRDAEAAQTCLVDLPESPGTVASPRKQVDDLSEELLKTQQQLHLKTNEMDEMSMELKQLCGQLEDAKENLESQTRTFEALMEICHEKDDMITKLQEAIDQNSEAATRDAALVDSIKDEILSLKQNCKCMSWESPSAEEGRNCHADVLENLDDQPALKKGRLEDERVILACELEKLQAECHQKDMTISQLKEEHEVMVQKLETVKGEIKIMNEDSGDLKREKVSFEQNLQKLTNDLEEQTDDCEAVMALLEKERKETARLSKDNKALVNGIFQLQQTSQKEESSVKTLQTELIEQTERSANLLEELEAARALLKELEDQSNEKSKTIESLTLETERLQKEAEELKVSSVQRNDSKFHDTIDAMKRECESVVEQLLQKSQWIADLEQELNQVREQLSGQEELCSQLRHELETLRSEAQFNLQDYELEKGAYNEITKSYSDLEQMAGHLKERIVDLEVQVQSSGGSSERVVELEKQLAEREAQCGALQARLEVAQQKLSQVEESHINKSKEKVIEDMRLALTEQERTQTEQEQILEAKMKEIEALSRELMSLKDSCLPKNMKSAKFSHVINCPGENVKPERQRTEERLKLVNEQHEVENQKCLEKRAILMEGADEPEQEESRCPAPELMRECRKELCRSTLQTEKVLDSPQVSTDGRRELCFPKLESQLTPLHPNKLKVRRQGENKSVNIKITRSARKRNSNEMEKGPVESENKKNIKLRVNMQSPTVLGVKTDQNKQWTPASLKAKKDGTVQKIGDFIQCSPTLLGGEAKSIMGIVNGRSTKRERATSVKPKRTKRKLYKTEISSPLDIPSLPIIGLDQDEKESDHLIIRRQLRSRTARK, via the exons ATGGAGAggactgtagctagctacatcaaTGTGTCGATGAATAAAAACACACAAAC AGTGATGGATACGTGTTTGGACAAGAAACCAGAGAGAGTGGGGCCTATAGTTGTTGAGGATCTGAGAAAGGACTTGTTTGCTGATTTTTCAGCAATTGCATCTGCTCTGCCACAG GATTGTGTATTATTTGAGAAAGAGCATCTGCGGGTCTACCTCAGGATACGTCCCTTTACCACAGTAGAGAATGAAAGTGGTGAATCTCAG GAATGTGTGTCCATGGAGCCACCAGACACTGTTTTACTCAGGGCTCCTAGGAGCTCTTTATCAACCAGACGACAAACTAGTCACGCAGATGGTGACAAACCAGTCACTCAGACCACCCAAAGATTTCAGTTTTCTCAG GTATATggccctgacactacacagaggcAAATGTTTGATGGCACAGTGAAACGTCTGCTCAGAGATGTTCTAGAAGGAGGAAATTCTATTGTCTTCACATATGGAGTCACCAACGCCGGGAAGACATTCACATTCCTTG GCCCTGAGAGTGATGGTGGAATTCTTCCAAGGTCTTTGAACGTGATCTTCAACAGCATCGAGGGCCGGGTCTATGCACAGAACAACATCAAACCACATCGATGCAGAGACTTCACTAGGCTCACAAAGGACCAGCAGGATGAAGAGTCTACTAATAAGCGAAACCTCATGAGACTGTCAAAGGAG AGTGATTTTCTGAAAAGCACGATGAGCTCCACTTGCAGGTCAACAATACTGGAGG GTTCCTCCTTGAGCGACATCAGTGAtcagggggaaggagacagtTTCTGTCTGGATGTGGACTCTCACACTAAATACTCTGTGTGGGTTTCCTTCTGTGAAATCTACAATGAGAATATCTACGACCTGCTGGAGCCCATTCCTAATGGCTCACATAGGAGAACCGTCCTTCGGCTGTCCCAAGACATCAAGGGAAACACCTTTGTGAAAG ATTTAAAGTGGGTTCAAGTAAATAATTCAGAGGAGGCTTACAAAGTCCTGAAGATCGGAAAGAAGAACCAGAGTTTCTCCTGCACAAAGCTCAACAATGTCTCAAGCAGAAGCCATAGCATATTTTCCATTCGTATCTTGCGGATTGAAGATGTTGGTATACCCAGAGTCCACACAATTAGCGA GTTGTCGTTGTGTGATCTGGCTGGATCTGAGAGATGTGCAAAGACTCAGAATAAAGGAGTGCAGCTAAAAGAGGCTGGCAATATcaacagctcattgctcactctgggCAAATGCATCAATGCTCTGAGACTCAACCAACAAGCAAA GTTCCAACAACATGTCCCCTTCAGAGAGAGCAAGCTCACACACTACCTCCAGGGCTTTTTCTGTGGTAGAGGGAAAGCCTGCATGATTGTCAACATCAACCAGTGTGCCTCCATGTACGACGAGACGCTCAACGTCCTCAAATTCTCTGCCATCGCCCAAAAG GTGGTGGTCCTCAACATCAAACCAGTCCCTGCCATTGCTCCAAAGAGATCAGCCAGGGATGTGTCCCTCATCATTAACAATGCTGGCTGCAAGAACCtgtggagtaggagggagagctCCATGGTGGCTTGGGAAACGACTCTAGAAGATGTGCAGGAAGatggggatgaagaggaggaggaggatgattaTGAAGAAGAGGAAAGTTGCGATGAGAGCATGGCAGAGGAGACCATTCTGGAGGCGGGAGAAGAGGACAAGACGGTGCTTGAGGACTTCAAT ggccagtttgctctgGTGGAGGAACTGAGGGAGAAACTTCTGAAGGAGGAAGCTGAGAAATTGGCTTTGGAGTCTCATATCCGTGAAGAGGTCACCATCGAGTTCATGGAGCTATTCTCCAAAATGGAAAGTGATTACAA TGAGCGTCTTTCCAAAGAGAGGGAGATCATCGAGGACAGAGCGGACAAGAGGTTGGAGATCCTGAAGAATTTAGTCAGCAAAAGTGTCAGCAAGTGTGCAAGTGTCACTGGTGACGAGGAAATGACAAAG GAGGATAAGGTGGAGCTCTTGGAGGGGATCATTGATGCAATGCGAGACGACCTGGCTAGAATCAGGAGGGATGCAGAGGCTGCACAGACCTGTTTGGTGGACCTGCCTGAGTCTCCTGGCACTGTAGCCAGCCCGAGGAAGCAAGTGGATGACTTATCAGAGGAGCTCCTCAAGACCCAGCAGCAACTCCACCTCAAAACAAATG AAATGGATGAAATGAGCATGGAATTGAAACAATTGTGCGGGCAGCTAGAGGATGCGAAGGAG AATTTGGAATCTCAGACACGGACGTTTGAGGCCTTAATGGAAATCTGCCATGAGAAAGATGACATGATTACCAAGCTGCAGGAAGCAATAGACCAGAATAGTGAGGCTGCAACTAGGGAT GCAGCCTTGGTTGACTCCATCAAGGATGAGATTCTGAGCTTGAAACAGAATTGTAAGTGTATGAGTTGGGAAAGTCCCAGTGCTGAGGAGGGCAGGAACTGCCATGCTGATGTCCTAGAAAACCTTGATGATCAGCCTGCCCTGAAGAAAG ggcgTCTTGAGGATGAGCGTGTTATTCTAGCATGCGAGTTGGAGAAACTCCAGGCGGAATGTCATCAAAAAGACATGACCATTTCACAGTTAAAAGAAGAACATGAGGTGATGGTTCAGAAGTTGGAGACAGTCAAAGGAGAGATAAAAATAATGAACGAGGACTCCGGTGATCTCAAACGCGAGAAGGTTTCGTTCGAACAGAACTTACAGAAGCTCACCAACGATTTGGAGGAGCAGACGGATGACTGTGAAGCTGTGATGGCTttgctggagaaagagaggaaagagacagcCAGGCTCTCTAAAGACAACAAAGCACTGGTCAATGGCATCTTCCAGCTCCAGCAGACATCACAGAAAGAGGAGTCTTCAGTGAAAACTCTCCAAACAGAACTTATCGAACAGACTGAGAGGTCCGCCAATCTTTTAGAGGAGCTAGAGGCAGCCAGAGCACTCTTGAAGGAGCTCGAAGACCAATCTAACGAAAAATCCAAAACCATTGAATCCTTGACTTTGGAAACTGAACGACtccagaaggaagcggaggaacTGAAGGTCTCTTCTGTGCAGAGGAACGACTCAAAGTTCCATGACACCATAGATGCCATGAAAAGGGAGTGTGAGAGTGTGGTGGAACAGTTGCTCCAGAAGAGCCAGTGGATAGCTGACCTGGAGCAGGAGCTCAACCAGGTCAGAGAGCAGCTCTCTGGACAGGAAGAACTCTGCAGCCAGCTGAGACATGAGCTAGAGACACTGCGGTCAGAGGCACAATTCAACCTGCAGGACTATGAATTAGAGAAGGGGGCTTACAATGAAATTACGAAGAGTTACTCTGACCTCGAACAAATGGCAGGCCACCTGAAGGAGCGAATCGTGGACCTGGAGGTTCAGGTGCAGTCCTCTGGAGGCAGCTCTGAGAGGGTTGTGGAGTTGGAGAAGcagctggctgagagggaggCCCAGTGTGGAGCTCTGCAAGCGAGACTAGAGGTGGCTCAGCAGAAACTGTCCCAGGTGGAAGAAAGTCATATAAATAAGTCCAAGGAGAAGGTGATTGAAGACATGCGTCTTGCactgacagagcaggagaggacacaaACAGAACAAGAGCAGATTCTGGAGGCTAAGATGAAAGAGATTGAGGCTTTAAGTCGAG AGCTGATGAGTTTGAAGGACAGCTGCCTTCCAAAAAACATGAAAAGTGCCAAGTTTTCTCATGTGATCAACTGTCCTGGCGAGAACGTGAAGCCGGAACGTCAGCGGACTGAAGAGCGCTTGAAG CTGGTTAATGAGCAGCATGAGGTGGAGAACCAGAAGTGCCTTGAAAAGAGGGCAATTCTGATGGAGGGAGCCGACGAGCCAGAGCAGGAGGAGAGTCGGTGCCCGGCTCCAGAGTTGATGAGGGAGTGTCGAAAGGAGCTCTGCCGTAGCACGCTGCAGACTGAAAAG GTACTGGACTCCCCGCAGGTGTCCACAGATGGCAGGCGAGAGCTTTGCTTCCCCAAGCTGGAGAGCCAGCTCACCCCTCTGCACCCCAACAAGCTGAAGGTCCGGAGGCAGGGAGAGAACAAGTCTGTGAACATCAAAATCACCCGCTCAGCCAGGAAGAGGAATAGCAACGAGATGGAGAAG GGCCCTGTGGAAAGTGAGAACAAAAAGAATATCAAGTTGAGGGTGAACATGCAG TCTCCGACAGTGCTTGGTGTAAAAACAGACCAGAACAAGCAATGGACACCAGCAAGTCTGAAAGCCAAAAAGGATGGAACCGTCCAGAAGATTGGAGACTTCATCCAGTGTTCCCCAACTCTGCTTGGGGGCGAAG CTAAGTCAATTATGGGGATTGTAAATGGAAGATCTACCAAGCGAGAGAGAGCCACATCAGTGAAACCGAAAAGGACCAAGAGGAAGCTGTACAAGACCgagatctcctctcctctggacatCCCATCTCTTCCG